The proteins below come from a single Alligator mississippiensis isolate rAllMis1 chromosome 2, rAllMis1, whole genome shotgun sequence genomic window:
- the UTP3 gene encoding something about silencing protein 10, which yields MGRPRRAPVRREPSKPESDGGEEPEPPATEIFPDEVDDFPEQQLATVMGALESEEEAESEEEVLGLQLPEESSDDEEEKDEEDEGEGDEELSMQSDLEEPDRGSRLPHELSWGQRKQLYYDTDYGADAHSKAKRSREEVEAEEEEEEQEAQVIQKRLVQNLGEDDYGLDLVQGYIAEQQKAQGQDKGQKIAKDLQMLSKKEQLKLLRQESPELLQLIGDFEAKLAELKDKLHPLIQMVKNGIIPQGKGSHYLETKYHLYLNYCANISFYLVLKSKRMPVHRHPVIERLVTYRNLINDLSIVDQKLSAEIELLLKEFPSEKEIAAGKKEPTLLLQRTACKTKPKTLRETSNGQAAAKELTDDSDFDEEAALKYYMEMEEKVKLKRKKRERQNTIEEPVLEEEEDPNKKRGVTYQMVKNKGLAPKRKKADRNPRVKHREKFRRAKIRRKGQVREVRREEQRYGGELSGIRAGVKKSRKLQ from the coding sequence ATGGGGAGGCCGCGCCGTGCCCCGGTGCGCCGGGAGCCCTCGAAGCCGGAGAGCGATGGCGGGGAGGAGCCGGAGCCGCCGGCCACGGAGATCTTCCCAGACGAGGTGGACGATTTCCCCGAGCAGCAGCTGGCGACGGTGATGGGCGCCCTGGAGAGCGAGGAGGAGGCGGAGAGCGAGGAggaggtgctggggctgcagctgccggaGGAGAGCAGCGATGATGAGGAGGAAAAAGATGAAGAGGacgagggggagggggatgaggagCTGTCCATGCAGAGTGACTTGGAGGAGCCAGACCGGGGCTCCAGGCTGCCTCATGAGCTCTCCTGGGGCCAGCGGAAGCAGCTCTACTACGACACGGACTATGGGGCCGATGCCCACTCCAAAGCCAAGCGGAGCCGTGAGGAGGTCGAGGccgaggaggaggaagaggagcaggaagCTCAGGTCATCCAGAAGCGGCTGGTGCAGAATCTGGGTGAAGATGACTATGGACTGGATCTGGTGCAAGGCTACATAGCTGAGCAGCAGAAAGCCCAGGGGCAGGACAAGGGCCAGAAGATCGCTAAGGACTTACAGATGCTTTCCAAGAAAGAGCAGCTGAAGCTGCTGAGGCAGGAATCGCCAGAGTTACTGCAGCTGATTGGGGACTTTGAAGCTAAGTTAGCTGAGCTCAAAGACAAGCTGCATCCACTCATACAAATGGTCAAAAATGGGATTATCCCCCAGGGGAAAGGCAGCCACTATCTGGAGACCAAGTATCATCTCTATTTGAATTATTGTGCTAATATCAGCTTCTACCTGGTTTTAAAGTCAAAGAGGATGCCAGTGCATCGCCATCCTGTTATTGAAAGACTGGTTACTTACAGAAATTTAATCAATGACTTGAGCATTGTGGATCAGAAGTTATCAGCAGAAATTGAGCTGCTCCTTAAAGAATTCCCCAGTGAGAAGGAAATTGCAGCGGGAAAGAAGGAACCCACGTTGCTGCTTCAGAGGACTGCTTGTAAAACTAAACCCAAAACTCTTCGTGAGACTTCTAATGGTCAAGCTGCTGCAAAGGAACTAACGGATGATTCAGATTTTGATGAAGAGGCAGCCTTGAAATATTACATGGAGATGGAGGAGAAGGTAAAACTTAAGAGAAAGAAGAGGGAACGCCAAAATACTATAGAAGAACCTGTactggaagaagaagaagatccAAATAAAAAGAGAGGTGTAACCTATCAGATGGTGAAGAATAAAGGCCTTGCACCCAAAAGGAAGAAGGCTGATCGTAACCCAAGAGTCAAGCATCGTGAGAAATTCCGTCGTGCTAAGATTCGTCGGAAGGGTCAAGTCCGAGAGGTGCGGAGGGAGGAGCAGAGATATGGCGGTGAACTGTCTGGCATACGTGCTGGAGTTAAGAAAAGCAGAAAGCTTCAGTGA